The DNA window atttaGCGCTAGATTGTAGGCTATTAGTCTCATGTTGTGCAATGAAGGATTAATCTGTTAACAAACTCTTGTGtggttgataataataataataaaggttatttatataacacaaatcaaaatgtgtaattacaaagtgctttacaaggcagacataaaaagaacaaagaataGAATACAATTCCAGACACACAAGTgttctgcctcatgtgtcttgtgtagcttcacttcctgtctttgtatGGTTTTCCCTCCAATTTTGATTatctgccctgccctgattagttgcACCTTTGTCTTGTTacctcccctcacctgagtgtatataGGCTGTGtgattcctttgttctttgtcagtttgtctttgtctgtatGTCAAGTATTGTATATATAAATCTTAATATGTCTATCAATGAAGGTAAACTTATAGTCATAATTGTtgcttttccccttttttattCAGCCACCCTGTGTATGGCTCTTCCACGAGTTTTTGTCACCCTCTGGTGTTGCAGGTTTTTACTTCTCACCATTTCACATCTTTGCCAGCACCATGGCCGACGCCAAGCTGTGCCTCATCTGTGCCACATCCATGCCCCTCTCAGGTGCCCATGAGTCGTGGTTTTTCTGCCTGGGTCGTCGTCACCTGGAGGCTGACTCCTGCGCGACTGTTTCTCGCTCCCCAGGGAGGAGTGTGAGCGGCAGCTGCACTTCATCGGGCCCTCCCACCCTGCTGGTGGCCCGGCACCAATGGCAGATGTAGAGAAGGCCCCACCGAAGTCCTGGGCGGActatgaggaggaggatgaccGCTACCTGCAGGATGACATGCCTGGCCTGTTTGCCTCGGCTGCTGGGAGGATGGGCATCCCCTGGCAGGCTCCCTCAACAAGCTCACCCACGAGAGGGCCGAGATGTCGGAAACGGAGATTGCGGAAGTCCAGGCCACGGCCTCCAGATGGCCCAGGTGCTCACTGTCAACAGTGGCCAGACCAGGTGGGGCCCTCTGGCTGGgcctctcctccctcatctcTGCCTTCCTGCTGTTCCATAGGTGACAGTGAGACCTCTAGAGACCTGCTGGTCTAAATGTCTTTTCATGTATAGAGAATAGGGTAAAATATGTGCTTCTCAAAACTTATCCTTTCTCACCTATTTCCTTGATGCTTATAAAAAAATCCGCCATGAAAAAGATTTCCGATCTAGCAGTGCTGGTCTTATAAACAATTATCCCATATCACAAGATAGAATACAGGGTCTTCTACAGGTTGCATTGATTCTAACTGCCAGCCACACTAAACTGAACTAAGCCCAGTGCCCTTTAAGAGGTTATGTCAACATTGGTTCACATAACCTAAGTCCTAGCTAAACATTAACTGTGGCTTACCATGAGAAACTGCACTTACCAATTGATGTAACGACACAGCAATTTTACTTCaccatttgattaaaaaatgacCCTCCAGCACTTGATGTTTCAGTTCCCTGTTTTAGAGCAGACACAGTAAATGTTGCTGAGTCTGTTTGGAAATcagttctcctctctccttagGTGTTACTCTAACCCTTAAACGAATATTTACTTTTCAAACTTCTTTACTCCTGCACTGGGAAGGTTAACCAGTACACACACCATTGCTTCTTAGCCCTAACAGTGTTAAAGAAATCAATTGGGGTCTAGTCATGCCTCCAGCTATTTGATTTTCCCTCTCACTAATGTTTCTGAGCTGTGGTGTCTGCTCACACAGAGGGAGCCAAGTGTTCctccaacagactgacattgtgGGAGTGAGGTTGTTGCTTTCACTTGGTGTTGGAATTAGCAGAAGTACAAGATGAGCACATAACTTTACTATGGGATTGATTGTAGAGTTATCAAGAATTTATATTTAGGGTGTGGCGAGCATAAAGGCCATGTAAAAAATCGGAGGAGAAAAGGATTGATCTGTGTATGGTGTTTCATCATTGTAAACATACCCTGAAGCCTTTTATGACACACTTGATATTCTACCTTACCAATGCCTGATGCAGACAGCAGATTTATTCTGCCAAAACCAAATTTGGTCTGGACTGACATGAAGAAAATGCATGTAGTTGCCATTCATTATGGGTAATTTGTATAGCCTATTCTATTTTCTAGCCTCCATCTCCATTGCACTAAGCAGCTTCTACCTAATAAATCAATGAAAAGCTTCTAAACTTGATCTCTACAATTCAAGTCTAAACAATATGTTGTTTGCCCATGGATTATGACCCTGAGAAAAtctgtgttttgaatgtgtggGTTCAATTCAATCTACTGCATCTATAGTCATCATCTTACTTTCAGAATATAACAACAACCCTCCGTGTTGAAGTCCAACTTGTCATTATTTCTCACGCTGACATATGAGGTTTACAAAATGGATCTCTGGACTCGGGAGCTTCCCTGAGGTCCTTGAATGCAGCATAGGTTTCCAGGGAGTGGCCCCTGCACCTGTCCGACCTGTTTGTGGGGGACACATGACTCCGGAGGAATTTCCCCCGCTGCTCCCGTCCTTTGTTTAACCGAGTTTCTCTTAGTGGGAGACAGAGGGTGCGAGCCAGAGGACAGGGGGAgatagagagaagagagagggagatttaGAGATGTCCGAACCAGCCTCTATCCCCGCTGCCACCTCGTTTCCAGCGCCAACTATTTCTCTACCTTTGGGACTGGAAGTATTGAGAACTTACACTGGAGCCCTTGTCTGTTTAGAAATAGTaagtgctgtattttttttagaagGTTATACATGATGTTGAACTGTGTGTTATATTCTTAAATGTATCAGTGACCTCTGTGGTGTTGTAGAATCTGCAGTTGTTCTTTCTTTATTAATAATTGATGTCCTGTTAGTCCAGTTAGACTTTAAGCTGTAGGCCAGTAACACGGACGTTCCTCGTTGATGTGCGGACTGCTGAGTGTTTAAACGTTTCCAATACACTTATCGTCGCTTTGATTGCCTGGGGCTGGGTTTATTGCATATGTTTGACAGCCAAAGCGAAGACAAATGTCGCCGAAAGCGATGCCTCCAGGACTGGCCGCGAGGATCAAAACACCTCCAGGCCTGTAAAATACCAAATGTGCTATCAGCATCATCTCCTTCTATAATATTAATGATGCCTTTAATAACAGTCCGTTGATATCTGCAGAGTGTGAGCTTTACTGTCTCCCAGTGCctttatttgactgtttatCTATGGGCCTTTTTGCCGTTGACGGACTGTATAGATAAGAATACAGATGGAAACAGTCATTTAAATGCTGTAGTAGTGGCTGTTGTCAGTATGTACCCAATGTTAAAGCCTTTCCCAACATGTTGTACCTGTCCTTAAGTACAGAATAGCTTATAAATAGCGGGAGACAAAATTGGTGTGGAAAGCAGAGTGTAttataaacaacattttaagaTCATGCAAATATACCTCACAACTAAGGATGCACCAATCAGATGTGACTGATccacatttaatattttctatgtcattataaaattcagtctttttttatacagtttatggtGTTAATGCTGTCAGTTGTACTTATTCAGTCACAGCGTAGGAATACAGATTATAGTAGTAGCtataaagaaatacaatataCCATACCAGTATACATATGTAGAATTGTTATACCTGATGTCTTCCTGGTGTCATAAACTGGTGACAAGCCTATAACTGTAAGTGTCCACTGATAGATGATGAATGATCAAATGGACCCAAGCCGTCTTGAGGATTAAGGAGCTGAATATCATCATATAGAATGAAATTAACTGTATCTGTCACCAACATGAGTGTTTGTTCATATCCCCAGTTATTTGGTGGTCTAGTATGGATCCTGGTGGCTTCCTCCAATGTGCCCGTGCCTCTGCTGCAGGGCTGGgtgatgtttgtctctgtcacctccttcttcctctcctccacctaCCTCACACTCCTCATCACTGGCCTGGCTGACcgcatcaacactgactggaatTTCTTGGTAAGCTGTAGATAAATGAgctggtcagtcagtcagttagtcagCCTACatatctgtccatctgtctttcCATCCAtctagctatctatctatctatcgatctATACACAGTCtatttagcatgctaactgtCTGTCTAGGGTGGACATGGTATGTATCATAACCAGTATAGGAAGAGATTTCTATTAAAggtattaatattttttgtgtttgacagaTTGACTGGTTTATTCATATTTGGCATTAATAAGCTTtgaattaaatacatttcaaatataCCATATTACTTGTTTATAATCCATTTTGAGCAGACTGCATTCTAAACAATGTAAGACATATGAAAAGCAGCAATCTCACATGTCATAAAGCACTGTGATTGAAAACAGCaagtaaaaaaatatctaatttAAAGGGGCCcagtggagttttcttgtaaagaAAAGTTATAttcacattcagtgttactcaccaaaacacattgtgtgcatccttgaggtctaacaaacctGTCGAGTGcgtttccttcctcataaaagatttgcaaagctgattttgaagtattttaaatccagtgttgtttacattcatgtttactagcttatagtcttcttccctgcctctGCTGGCACATTGCAGCATATCTAGGTGTGTGACTGCCACTTGTAGATCAGTGAAATAGTGTGACAAAGGGGAAAGGGGAGTACGGTGGAAGGCAAAGATTGATAAAACCTTGGTTCAGGTTTTATCAATTTTATTGTACCACTCTCTAACCTGGAGGGCTCTGTGAAAACTCACATTGTCCCAAACAACAACATAGATGGGAAGCTCATCCTGCTGCCTTGGTTGTACCCTTTGTCCAGCCTCCCTCATGCTCATACCATGGACAAGAACATGGTCAATCACAGTAGCTCTGatttcatcagatattactgTTCTTGGTCTTCGCTGACCACCTCGACCTCCTCTCACACAAACTCTTCCTCTCAGATTTCTATCCATTGTAGGGCCTCACAAACCAgtgctctctgaactggcttaCTTTATATGTTTCCTCACATCATTAGCCACAAGTGTGATCAATTTTGAGTTGTTGTGTTCAAGTGGTGACATCTgtgctttaattgtgtttgacttttgtcacctGTGCTCACCATTATGCAGCACGGGtgcatcacaatgaaaatgtgttggcaagTTGGGTCTAAACAGGTGAAAAATGCTTATGGTTTTGCCAAAAGAGTGATTGATTCAATCAGTGGGTTCAGGCAACTGagcatttggttcagacaatagggtttagtgttttaacaattgagaaaaactgtaaggGGCTCCAAAGCTACTAGAGGTCTAGAACTCCACAAGGAACCTTTAAGATGGCTGTCAGTGTTTGATGACGTTGTCATGGCAGCAACTGTTGTTTGGTGCATGAAAGTCAGAGATCTGGTTCAGTGGCAAAACTGCAGGCCAGTCTTATGGCAGCGGCAGTATTTCAGTTCAACTTGTTATATGAACATATCAAACACTGACTGCTCTACAAAGGTTGGAAGTCAGCAAGCTTATTTGTACCAAAAgcacattactgtaatacagtagtctaatatacagtatgatggcTGGTTTGGGCTTTTTCTTTAGATGTCAGACTGTACATTGTTCCTTTTAATGTATCAAAACTagatgatttttttgtcaatgtgATTGCTGTTGGCATAGTATTTTAAAGTCAAATTTTCATTGTAGTAAGTTACACTATGAGGAACAAAAAGAAACTCACTCGTGATATCACCTGCCACTA is part of the Siniperca chuatsi isolate FFG_IHB_CAS linkage group LG9, ASM2008510v1, whole genome shotgun sequence genome and encodes:
- the mal2 gene encoding protein MAL2 → MSEPASIPAATSFPAPTISLPLGLEVLRTYTGALVCLEILFGGLVWILVASSNVPVPLLQGWVMFVSVTSFFLSSTYLTLLITGLADRINTDWNFLDVFYHFLALLFYFAAFVLEAATTAANGGAYIKPLPNSTETVMCITYPRGNIFTVLDGTQYSINVAATVFAFVVTLCYGCSMAMGFKRWRM